acatacacagacacacacacaaacatggaaAACCTTTCCTGAATTAatcattttgtcctttttttttttttttttttttttggacacacacacacacatacatatacacacacacacgcgcacatacatatacacacacacacacgcacacatacatacacacacacacacacgcacacatacacacacacacacgcgcacatacatacacacacacacacacgcacacatacacacacacacgcgcacatacatacacacacacacacacacacacacgcacacacacacacgcacacaaacacacacacacacacacacacacacacacacacacacacacacacacacaaacagacacacacaaagacacacacacacatgacacacaccacacatacacacacacacaccacacagccacacacacccatacaccacacacaaacacacacacacacacacacacacacatacagacacacacacaaacacacacacacacacatacatacacacacacaaacacacacacacacacacacacacatacatacacacacacaaacacacacacacacacacacacacacacacacacatacatacacacacacaaacacacacatacatacacacacacaaacacacacacacacacacacacatacatacacacacacaaacacacacacacatacacacacacacacacacacacacacacacatacacttgatGTGCAGGGCCGCATCACCGGAGTTCAGGACGCAGAGGCGGGGCTTTATAAGATTGATGGGGAGATGCTGCTGTGTCTGGCCTATCAGCCGCTGAAGAAATGGGGCGGTGGCTTAAGACTGGGGGCGGAGATTGAGGTGAGTGTAATGTATAAGTGTCAGTATGATGTCATCACTAGTGAACTGAGTATAACCTGTGTCACTCTCCGTCAGCTACACAACATCCATTTCCTGTACCGCCCATCTCCACTCGCCCCTGATGTTgtgctgtgtgcgtgtttacGCTCAAGCATCTCTGTGACTAACTTCAGTCCActgaggtcaaaggtcactcTGCAGAGGTTAGACAGCCCCCTGGTCCGTTTCCTGTTGGAGAAGAACCTTGGTGTATCGGCGTACCTGTGGCTATGCTACTGCCACGCTATGCTCactgacaggtgtgtgtgtgtgtgtgtgtgtgtgtgtttgtgtgtgtgagtgtgtgtgtgtgtgtgagtgtgtgtgtgtgtgtgtgtgtgagtgtgtgtgtgtgtgtgagtgtgtgtgtgtgtgagtgtgtgtgtgtgtgagtgtatgtgtgagtgtgtgtgtgagtgtgtgtgtgagtgtgtgtgtgagtgtgtgtgtgtgtgagtgtgtgtgtgtgtgtgagtgtgtgtgtgtgtgtgagtgtgtgagtgtgtgtgtgtgtgtgagtgtgtgtgtgtgagtctgtgtgtgtgtgtgagtgtgagtgagtgtgtgtgtgtgtgtgtgtgagtgtgtgtgagtgtgtgtgtgtgtgtgtgagtgtgtgtgagtgtgtgtgtgtgtgtgtgtgagtgtgtgtgtgagtgtgtgtgagtgtgtgtgagtgtgtgtgtgagtgtgtgtgtgagtgtgagagtgtgtgtgtgtgtgtgtgtgtgagtgtgtgtgagagtgtgtgtgtgtaactcatTCTCCCCCTCTCAAGGTTGTGTCCTCACTGGCTGTGTGAAGCTCGAGTGTGTGTAGTGGCTGGAAGGTTACTTCAGGTCATTTTAGGAGATGAATTGATGAAGAAAGACAAGAGAGACATTTATAAAGAAATgctgcaggacacacacacctgtcctctcattcaggtaacacacacacacacacacacacacacacacacacacacacacacacacacacacacacctgtcctctcattcaggtaacacacacacacacacacacacacacacacacacacacacacacctgtcctctcattcaggtaacacacacacacacacacacacacacacacacacacacctgtcctctcattcaggtaacacacacacacacacacacacacacacctgtcctctcattcaggtaacacacacacacacacctgtcctctcattcaggtaacacacacacacacacctgtcctctcattcaggtaacacacacacacacacctgtcctctcattcaggtaacacacacacacacacacacacacacacacctgtcctctcattcaggtaacacacacacacacacacagcttgtgaATCCTATATCGCCCATTAGGAACCATTTCAATAGATCCAGTGTAAAAAGGCTCtgctcatttgtgtgtgtgtgtgtatgtgtgtatgtgtgtgtgtatgtgtgtgtgtgtgtgtgtgtgtgtatgtcagtacTGTGTGTCTAGTCCCAGTGCTTCCCTATACTCTGTAAAGGAGCTCTGTGATTGGCTAGAAAAGGAGAGTTGGGCGTGTCTCTCTTTGTCGTCTCTCCTTCCATCTTCAGCATGCCACATGACTCAAGCTCAACTGAACCCTTTGCTGGCATGGtcagtgcagacacacactctggcgcagacacacactctggcgcagacacacactctggcgcagacacacactctggcgcagacacacactctggcgcagacacacactctggcgcagacacacactctggcGTGCACAGACACAGTGTTGGTGGGCGTGTTGGAGCTGAATGTGAACAGAGCCACAGTGAGACTGGTGGACCAGACTGGGGccatagactgtgtgtgtgtacagagttcAACCTCAGAGCAATTTGGGTCCATCAATACAGCATGGATaggtacacgcacacacacacacacacgcacacacacacacacacacacacacacacaaacaaacaaataaaacactccaCATGAATCAATTGGACtgaattgtgtgtttgcatgtgtgtgtgtgtgtgtgcacgtgtgtatgcgggtgtgtgcgcgtgtgtgtgtatatgtgtgtgtgtgtgtgtgtgtgtgtgtgtgtgtgtgtgtgtgtgtgtgtatagggtgtctggtgtgtgttcgTAGGTGTACGTTAGTAATGGAGCGATTTATGGAGACAAATTTCCCCTCTTGGAAACATCTGGAACAGCTCAgatacatcacacacaaacactgcaggTACGTTTTATTAAGGAACATCATACAACTGCTAATAAGAACATACTTGTCTGAGTcatactgtaactgtgtgtatgtgtgtatgtgtgtgtgtgtgtgtgtgtgtgtgtgtgtgtgtgtgttgcagagtgtatatctgtgtttgtgtggatgatCTGCACATTTTGAGCCCCACAACTGCTATGAAGTTCCTCATCCAGGAGAAGGAACATAAGCAAGAGACAGCTAGACCgaagaagaggatgaggaaAGAAGAAGGGCAGAAGAATGAAGAGAAATCTTCCCTCTATCACAATCAATCTGTAAACGTTAAAGCACTAGcagaaaggagagaagaaggTGGAGAAGAAGGTGGAGAAGGAACTGGAGGAATGGAGATGGATGAGTGCATAGCAGGCCCTTCTCAACCCAGCAGGACGAGTGCAGAATCCTGTGTGTCACTGCTGTTTCATGTTCACTCCAAACAGGGCGTGGCTTTTCGCAATgtccaatcaaccaatcaggCGCATGCACTTACTCTGAGCTTTGTGGTCAAGGCAACATGCCTCGGTAACGTGCAGGTTTGGGACAGAGACCCTAAGAACTGCAgagtggaggagagagagatgaagggtGCAGACATCACTGTGCGTTTCtatttgttattgtttagtgttgttgttattgttgttgtttactgcCAACTAGTGACCACACCCACCTATACCGGGACtaacataggccacacctcccttACTGGATACTAATGGAATATAATTCATGTATAAttcattagtttattattaattttctgtgtgtttctgtgtgtgtgtgtgtgtgtgtgtgtgtgtgtgtgtgtgtgtgtgtgtgtgtgtgtgtgtgtgtgtgtgtgtgtcagatggcGCTGCAGTTTGTGAACTCTGCAGTTCGTTGGTTTCCTCTTCTGCAGCCTGGAACAGTATACAGGCTCATTGCTTTACACACAcgggtaaaaacacacacacacacacacacacatgggtatacacacacacacacacacacgggtatacacacacacaccggtatacacacacacacgggtatgCACACACATgggtatgcacacacacgagtatacacacacacacacacacacacccacacacacacacacactggtatacacacacacacaccggtatacacacacacgggtatGCATACACACgagtatacacaaacacacacacacacatgggtatacacacacacatgggtatacacacacacacaatttaatgcTATTTAAACTTACACATGTGACCACAgttccctctttctgtctcaggATGTAGCCATATTGTCCTGTAGCTGTGTTCCCGTGAGGGGCGGAGTTTCTCTCCACAGTAACCCCGCCCTCCTCATTCAGCCTAACTggcgtatacacacactaatgccACCACTGTTTCTgtcacaggtgacacacacacatctgacacacaatcacaaaccaGCCCACTGGCTTTAATCCAGAATGTTCTGTGACATAATTCAGTGTCACTGATCTCAATAAAGTCATGTTTGTGATCTTCAGCCCGAGTTTCAGAGGCTGATGAGTGTCTCTGATGTCCTCCATGCCaggtaacacaaacacacaaacgcacaaacacacatacacataatgcACTCTTTCATAAACTGTTTTCTGAGCCACAGCTCGGCTGACGTCGTCTCCGTTTACGGAGTTATCACTGAGCGAATCACCCTGCAGGAGGAGACGAGGACAAccatccaatcactgatcagcacTAAAGGTTAGGTCCCGCCCACACACACCTGCGTTTATTTGGTGATATATTGCTATTGATAGTAGACCCACctaatctctgtgtgtgtgtgtgtgtgtgtgtgtgtgtgtgtgtgtgtgtgtgtgtgtgtgtgtgtgtgtgtgtgtgtgtgtgtgttagttacagaaGGTGCAGTAGAGACAGGTCTGCGTGTGCGTCTCACTCTGCGTGATGTTCAGTCTCCATATCACACACTACAGGTGTACCTGGATTTTGgccacagtccctacacacccGGACTCATCACTGGGGCAACTGTTCACCTGTACCACCTCCAGCGcaaagtgtctgtgtgagtgcaagaaataaataaataaataaataaataaataaataaataaataaataaatctattcctattaaaatgtttacttgATTCcatacataataatataataaatattttatataaattaatataattagttgtaaatataaacattttaaataaaatcattacatatttattgttaaagtaaaaaagttaaagagttatataaatacattaataaataaatatttaacaacgATCTCTGCGTATTTGATtatgagataaataaataatattaagttgataattaaaataaaaatgatgtctgaaggttaaacctgtgtgtgtgtgtgtgtgtgtgtgtgtgtgtgtgtgtgtgtgtgtgtgtgtgtgtgtgtgtgtgcttcagtgtgtgtaatgtgtactgTTCGTTTCTGCCTATCAGCTGTGTGACAGTCGCAGGTCTGGGGTGAGTGTGTTTATACTGATCGATAATAAGCACTGATGTTATTGGTTAATAGACAGCATTAATACGTAGCACATATAAGAAATACTTGATGAACTGACTCCTCTACAGGTCAGTTCAGCCCCGCCCTCATTCTCCCACAGTGCACCTGGGTAAGTGGGCTTCAGACCCGGCAGAGCACGGCATCCTGGggcaggtcagaggtcatgtggtgtgtgttctgtttctgaAGGTGCAGTGGACGTGTTCTCTCTGTGGGAGTGTCTTCAGACAGGTAGTGACatcatatagacacacacacctgtaacatCTTCTCCTgccactgtgaacacacacatcatttatgCACACatgagtgtacagacacacaacacacactctcacacactaaaTACCTTGTGCATTGTTGTTACAGGCTGCCTGCACACGACGCTTCCCATCATGTGACTCAACGAGCGCTGTGTTTCAGGCAGAGGCCaagtcagtgtgtttgtgtgtgtgtgtgtgtgtgtgtgtgtgtgtgtgtgtgtgtgtgcacgtgcatgtttgtgtgtgtgcgtgtgtgagtttgtgtgagtgtgcgtgtgtgtgtgtgtgtccgtgtgtgtgtcactaCCATATATGTATGCGTAAAGGAGTGAAACTTTCTCACTaacgtaatgtgtgtgtgtgttcagggtggcAGTAGAAGATGGTACAGGTGAAGCTCAGGTGTGGTTTCCTACAGAAACACTGGCTAACCTGCTGCTGCTAGGCGAGTCAGAGTGGGAGGGGCTTCAGAGGCTTGTCAGAGTCAAAGGTCATGTGAGAATATACAGTCGTGGGGGGAACATGGTGAGTGGTGCATGGAGACTGTTGTGTTAGCTgatgtagtgttacagtgtgaaaATCTGTAATTACCATGAGAGAATCCAGAACTTGTCTTTCCCTACatcatttagtgtgtgtgtgtgtgtgtttaggtgtgtgatGTGGATCAGGATGATCCGCTAGTGCTGTATTTGCGCTGTCTTTGTTCCAGCAACGCAGTGTGTCGCAACATCACACTCACCTGTAAACTCCGTCCTCAAAaaccaggtaacacacacacacacacacacacacacacacacacacacacacacacacacacacacacacacacaaagtgacctTTGGTAATCTGTACTTACACATGTAGATAATATGTAGTGAGATTCTTATATGTTTGGGTAGTGATTAaaagttattgttagttttctCTCACAGCATCATTTCACATtataagtgtgtatgtaatgtCATGGTCGTGTTGCTCACAGGAAAGGGTTGTAATTACACGTTTTTCTGTACACACCtttatttactttgtgtgtgttgaaacaACACAAATATAACAGGAGAAAGCAGGTTTGACAtcatttctctgtatttttgtgctttttcagtAAACACAAAGGACATAAACATGTGTACAGAATAACGTGTGTAATCGCAGTCACTTTCCTGtgataaatgtttcattttctgtaaaaattTCAGGGGTGCCAACAATTTTGaccatgactgtgtgtgttgtgtgtgtgtgtgtgtatgtatgtgtgtgtatgtatgtgtatgtatgtatgtgtgtgtgtatatgtgtgtgtgtgtgtgtgtatatatgtgtgtgtgtatatatgtgtgtgtgtgtgtgtatatgtgtatgtatgtgtgtgtatatgtgtgtgtttgtgtatgtgtgtgtatgtgtgtgtgtgtttgtgtgtgtgtgtttgtgtatgtgtgtgtatgtatgtgtgtgtatatgtgtgtgtttgtgtgtgtgtgtgtatgtgtgtgtgtgtatatgtgtgtgtttgtgtgtgtgtgtgtatgtgtgtgtgtgtatgtgtgtgtgtgtttgtgtatatgtgtgtgtatgtgtgtgtttgtgtatatgtgtgtgtgtgtgtgtgtgtgtgtatatgtgtgtgtgtgtgtgtgcgcgtgtgtgtgtgtgcgtttcaGAAAAAGGCCAGGTGAGGAAAGTTAGACGAGGAGACCGAGAGTTTCTTACCAAGTTTCCCAAACCACTTCAGCTACAATgcacacgtatacacactcccacacagacTGGGGGAAAtgttacacagtgtgtgtatacaacatgatatatgtgtgtgtgtgtgtgtgtgtgtgtgtatgtgtctatgtgtctgtaaaTATAGTGATGCTacaactgaataaaaataaaagttttccttatttttttcatttgattttctGACATCTACATATCGATTTTGTGTGTctgggtttgtgtgtctgtctgtatttgtgtgcgcCTAacggtttgtctgtgtgtgtgtgtgtgtgtgtgtgtgtgtgtgtgtgtgtgtgtgtgtgtgtgtgtgtgtgtgattgtgtgcgcctaacggtttgtttgtgtgtcagtgtgtgtgcgtgtgtgtgtgtgtgtgtgtgtgtgtgtgattgtgtgcgcCTAacggtttgtctgtgtgtgtgtgtgtgtgtgtgtgtgattgtgtgtgtgtgtgtgtgtgtgtgtgtgtgtgtgtgtgttggccatgtagaacctatatatatatatatatattttattctacatttttaatatataatgtcatttaaaaccCTGGTGTTATTAAGTCACGTATTATTCTCATAAcacatattacactgtatatactgACAGTAACATTATAGTAGATGATCTAAACCCCTCCCCATGACTACTGCTGTACACTGGCTGTGTGAAAGGGGGCGGGGTTTAAATGCAGTCAgttagggcacacacacacacacacacacacacacacacactgctgttagAGAGCGTGAGTATCTTTTATTCATACTGGTTTTCTTCTCTGAAATTGTGGGTctaagaaatgtgtgtgtgtgagacagagagagagtatgtgtgtgtgtgtgtgtgcgtgtgtgtgagcgagagagagtgtgtgtgtgtgagagagtgtgtgtgtgtgtgtgagacagagagagagtgtgtgtgtgtgtgtgtgagacagagagagagagagagagtgtgtgtgtgtgtgtgtgtgagagagacagagagatagagagtgtgtgtgtgcgtgtgtgtgagcgagagagagtgtgtgtgtgtgtgagagagtgtgtgtgtgtgtgtgtgtgagacagagagagtgtgtgtgtgtgtgtgagagagagagagagtgtgtgtgtgtgtgtgtgtgtgagacagagagagagagagagtgtgtgtgtccctaTAATGCTGGGAATACTTGGCAAGATTAACCTAAAAATGAACCTTTCTTAATAAAGTTAAAGTTTCGAACATGacgcaaatgtgtgtgtgtgtgtgtgtgtgtgtgtgtgtgtgtgtgtgtgtgtgtgtgtgtgtgtgtgtgtgtgcgcgtgtgtgtgtgtgtgtgtgtgtgtgtgtgtgtgtgtgtgtgtgtgtgtgtgcgtatgtgtgtgtgcgtgtgcgtgtgagggTAAAAGGTCAGAGTGCCTCATGATTGGTTGGTTTGTTCTGAGTTCATCATTGATTTATGTAaagttgagtgcaaaagtttttttttttgcttgtaaatgaaaataaaatgtcccagagaacagacaggaagtgagcgTCTCCCTGTCCCTCATGTAGGACTCTGATGTCTGTAGAAGGATCAGAGCAGGTTATAAAGGTAACAGGTGGACACACACTTTATTAGGGAGGTGAAGACACATAAACGTCTGTTGTTAAATGTTATTGGTGTTAATAAAGGCACATGACGGCTTCACTGACTCACACACCAGCTCAATGGGACTGTGGTGGAGAAtaatgtcagagacacacagactggtggagaataatgtcagagacacacagactgtggtggagaataatgtcagagacacacagactgtggtggagaataatgtcagagacacacagactggtggagaataatgtcagagacacacagactgtggtggagaataatgtcagagacacacagactgtggtggagaataatgtcagagacacacagactgtggtggagaataatgtcagagacacacagactgtggtggagaataatgtcagagacacagactgtggtggagaataatgtcagagacacacagactgtggtggagaataatgtcagagacacagactgtggtggagaataatgtcagagacacacagactgtggtggagaataatgtcagagacacacagactgtggtggagaataatgtcagagacacacagactgtggtggagaataatgtcagagacacacagactgtggtggagaataatgtcagagacacagactgtggtggagaataatgtcagagacacacagactgtggtggagaataatgtcagagacacacagactgtggtggagaataatgtcagagacacacagactgtggtggagaataatgtcagagacacacagactgtggtggagaataatgtcagagacacacagactggtGGAGAATAATGTCAGAGACACAGACTGGTGGAGAAtaatgtcagagacacacagactgtggtggagaataatgtcagagacacacagactgtggtggagaataatgtcagagacacacagactgtggtggagaataatgtcagagacacagactgtggtggagaataatgtcagagacacacagactgtggtggagaataatgtcagagacacacagactgtggtggagaataatgtcagagacacacagactgtggtggagaataatgtcagagacacacagactgtggtggagaataatgtcagagacacacagactggtGGAGAATAATGttagagacacacagactgtggtggagaataatgtcagagacacacagactgtggtGGAGAATAatgtcagacacacagactggtggagaataatgtcagagacacacagactgtggtggagaataatgtcagagacacacagactgtggtggagaataatgtcagagacacacagactggtggagaataatgtcagagacacacagactgtggtggagaataatgtcagagacacagactgtggtggagaataatgtcagagacacacagactgtggtggaga
This DNA window, taken from Tachysurus fulvidraco isolate hzauxx_2018 chromosome 23, HZAU_PFXX_2.0, whole genome shotgun sequence, encodes the following:
- the ctc1 gene encoding CST complex subunit CTC1 isoform X5; this encodes MRVCSQRINGVLSAEKYKQILHVRSEHHRVCLGFLQKLCVLSSSPLWLQRLMLFPTWNYISHIAPGPEQQTEGYLELIDSPVCVTPDLTVCNPGGALSHVIGVKQAARLLRQKSSRGALVCVYGDVCVLCPLLIISQKPFFCLILSEGDSTVSVMVTVPECVYWRQCLCVGHRVCISALRVCSVRRWAGQRVLSVTTESHLHPNSGPYTESEDMNTLSESQLEFNSHTQTHTQSQADTHMDTHLQTNPECKEAQVHHGPVQTKFSKIINYRGRITGVQDAEAGLYKIDGEMLLCLAYQPLKKWGGGLRLGAEIELHNIHFLYRPSPLAPDVVLCACLRSSISVTNFSPLRSKVTLQRLDSPLVRFLLEKNLGVSAYLWLCYCHAMLTDRLCPHWLCEARVCVVAGRLLQVILGDELMKKDKRDIYKEMLQDTHTCPLIQYCVSSPSASLYSVKELCDWLEKESWACLSLSSLLPSSACHMTQAQLNPLLAWSVQTHTLAQTHTLAQTHTLAQTHTLAQTHTLAQTHTLAQTHTLACTDTVLVGVLELNVNRATVRLVDQTGAIDCVCVQSSTSEQFGSINTAWIGCLVCVRRCTLVMERFMETNFPSWKHLEQLRYITHKHCRVYICVCVDDLHILSPTTAMKFLIQEKEHKQETARPKKRMRKEEGQKNEEKSSLYHNQSVNVKALAERREEGGEEGGEGTGGMEMDECIAGPSQPSRTSAESCVSLLFHVHSKQGVAFRNVQSTNQAHALTLSFVVKATCLGNVQVWDRDPKNCRVEEREMKGADITMALQFVNSAVRWFPLLQPGTVYRLIALHTRDVAILSCSCVPVRGGVSLHSNPALLIQPNWRIHTLMPPLFLSQPEFQRLMSVSDVLHASSADVVSVYGVITERITLQEETRTTIQSLISTKVTEGAVETGLRVRLTLRDVQSPYHTLQVYLDFGHSPYTPGLITGATVHLYHLQRKVSVVCNVYCSFLPISCVTVAGLGSVQPRPHSPTVHLGKWASDPAEHGILGQVRGHVVCVLFLKVQWTCSLCGSVFRQAACTRRFPSCDSTSAVFQAEAKVAVEDGTGEAQVWFPTETLANLLLLGESEWEGLQRLVRVKGHVRIYSRGGNMVCDVDQDDPLVLYLRCLCSSNAVCRNITLTCKLRPQKPEKGQVRKVRRGDREFLTKFPKPLQLQCTRIHTPTQTGGNVTQCVYTT
- the ctc1 gene encoding CST complex subunit CTC1 isoform X1, giving the protein MEEFIEHYKHYSTGERAWLCELYTGVCDWLHPVVGVSLGVSEEQLAHAVVLRLQRTHPCLPISYRFISVEQLISTQRTSCFSSLTWSTNQHREWTREAEQHLPCHEALPRTNLILIGLLSDGRVLGQCDGFWKLRDATGSVHCEVLSSSPLWLQRLMLFPTWNYISHIAPGPEQQTEGYLELIDSPVCVTPDLTVCNPGGALSHVIGVKQAARLLRQKSSRGALVCVYGDVCVLCPLLIISQKPFFCLILSEGDSTVSVMVTVPECVYWRQCLCVGHRVCISALRVCSVRRWAGQRVLSVTTESHLHPNSGPYTESEDMNTLSESQLEFNSHTQTHTQSQADTHMDTHLQTNPECKEAQVHHGPVQTKFSKIINYRGRITGVQDAEAGLYKIDGEMLLCLAYQPLKKWGGGLRLGAEIELHNIHFLYRPSPLAPDVVLCACLRSSISVTNFSPLRSKVTLQRLDSPLVRFLLEKNLGVSAYLWLCYCHAMLTDRLCPHWLCEARVCVVAGRLLQVILGDELMKKDKRDIYKEMLQDTHTCPLIQYCVSSPSASLYSVKELCDWLEKESWACLSLSSLLPSSACHMTQAQLNPLLAWSVQTHTLAQTHTLAQTHTLAQTHTLAQTHTLAQTHTLAQTHTLACTDTVLVGVLELNVNRATVRLVDQTGAIDCVCVQSSTSEQFGSINTAWIGCLVCVRRCTLVMERFMETNFPSWKHLEQLRYITHKHCRVYICVCVDDLHILSPTTAMKFLIQEKEHKQETARPKKRMRKEEGQKNEEKSSLYHNQSVNVKALAERREEGGEEGGEGTGGMEMDECIAGPSQPSRTSAESCVSLLFHVHSKQGVAFRNVQSTNQAHALTLSFVVKATCLGNVQVWDRDPKNCRVEEREMKGADITMALQFVNSAVRWFPLLQPGTVYRLIALHTRDVAILSCSCVPVRGGVSLHSNPALLIQPNWRIHTLMPPLFLSQPEFQRLMSVSDVLHASSADVVSVYGVITERITLQEETRTTIQSLISTKVTEGAVETGLRVRLTLRDVQSPYHTLQVYLDFGHSPYTPGLITGATVHLYHLQRKVSVVCNVYCSFLPISCVTVAGLGSVQPRPHSPTVHLGKWASDPAEHGILGQVRGHVVCVLFLKVQWTCSLCGSVFRQAACTRRFPSCDSTSAVFQAEAKVAVEDGTGEAQVWFPTETLANLLLLGESEWEGLQRLVRVKGHVRIYSRGGNMVCDVDQDDPLVLYLRCLCSSNAVCRNITLTCKLRPQKPEKGQVRKVRRGDREFLTKFPKPLQLQCTRIHTPTQTGGNVTQCVYTT
- the ctc1 gene encoding CST complex subunit CTC1 isoform X6, which gives rise to MEEFIEHYKHYSTGERAWLCELYTGVCDWLHPVVGVSLGVSEEQLAHAVVLRLQRTHPCLPISYRFISVEQLISTQRTSCFSSLTWSTNQHREWTREAEQHLPCHEALPRTNLILIGLLSDGRVLGQCDGFWKLRDATGSVHCEVLSSSPLWLQRLMLFPTWNYISHIAPGPEQQTEGYLELIDSPVCVTPDLTVCNPGGALSHVIGVKQAARLLRQKSSRGALVCVYGDVCVLCPLLIISQKPFFCLILSEGDSTVSVMVTVPECVYWRQCLCVGHRVCISALRVCSVRRWAGQRVLSVTTESHLHPNSGPYTESEDMNTLSESQLEFNSHTQTHTQSQADTHMDTHLQTNPECKEAQVHHGPVQTKFSKIINYRGRITGVQDAEAGLYKIDGEMLLCLAYQPLKKWGGGLRLGAEIELHNIHFLYRPSPLAPDVVLCACLRSSISVTNFSPLRSKVTLQRLDSPLVRFLLEKNLGVSAYLWLCYCHAMLTDRLCPHWLCEARVCVVAGRLLQVILGDELMKKDKRDIYKEMLQDTHTCPLIQYCVSSPSASLYSVKELCDWLEKESWACLSLSSLLPSSACHMTQAQLNPLLAWSVQTHTLAQTHTLAQTHTLAQTHTLAQTHTLAQTHTLAQTHTLACTDTVLVGVLELNVNRATVRLVDQTGAIDCVCVQSSTSEQFGSINTAWIGCLVCVRRCTLVMERFMETNFPSWKHLEQLRYITHKHCRVYICVCVDDLHILSPTTAMKFLIQEKEHKQETARPKKRMRKEEGQKNEEKSSLYHNQSVNVKALAERREEGGEEGGEGTGGMEMDECIAGPSQPSRTSAESCVSLLFHVHSKQGVAFRNVQSTNQAHALTLSFVVKATCLGNVQVWDRDPKNCRVEEREMKGADITMALQFVNSAVRWFPLLQPGTVYRLIALHTRDVAILSCSCVPVRGGVSLHSNPALLIQPNWRIHTLMPPLFLSQPEFQRLMSVSDVLHASSADVVSVYGVITERITLQEETRTTIQSLISTKVTEGAVETGLRVRLTLRDVQSPYHTLQVYLDFGHSPYTPGLITGATVHLYHLQRKVSVVCNVYCSFLPISCVTVAGLGSVQPRPHSPTVHLGAVDVFSLWECLQTGCLHTTLPIM